One region of Methanobacterium sp. Maddingley MBC34 genomic DNA includes:
- a CDS encoding theronine dehydrogenase-like Zn-dependent dehydrogenase (PFAM: Alcohol dehydrogenase GroES-like domain; Zinc-binding dehydrogenase), which produces MKGLAMTAPNKIEWIEKEKPKAGPRDAIIKPTALAPCSSDIHTVWEGGLDLGGDIRILGHEAIGIVDEVGSEVTDFKPGDKVIVPAITPNWSAKASQCGFHQHADCLLGGYQFTFIRDGSMSEYFMVNDADANLAIQPDGMSDEAALMLTDMVTTGFSGAENANIQIGDDVVVIGIGPVGLNAVAGAALRGAGRLFAVGSRPDCANLAKTYGATDIINYKNGDIVEQVLEATDGKGADAVVVAGGNAETFAQGIQMAKPGSTISNINYFGTQNYKSAGDILPIPRDAWGAGMAHKTITGGLCPGGRVRMEQLANVVEAGRFDPGLLITHRFKGLEKVEDALYLMKDKPRDLIKPMVTID; this is translated from the coding sequence ATGAAAGGATTAGCAATGACTGCACCCAATAAAATAGAATGGATTGAAAAGGAAAAACCAAAAGCTGGACCTAGGGATGCTATAATAAAGCCAACAGCTCTTGCACCTTGCAGTTCAGATATTCACACTGTATGGGAAGGTGGTTTAGATCTTGGTGGTGACATTCGTATTTTAGGTCACGAAGCAATAGGAATCGTTGATGAAGTTGGAAGTGAAGTTACAGACTTCAAACCTGGTGATAAAGTAATAGTACCTGCAATTACACCTAACTGGAGTGCTAAAGCATCACAGTGCGGTTTCCACCAGCATGCTGATTGTCTGTTAGGAGGATATCAATTCACCTTTATAAGAGATGGGTCCATGTCTGAATACTTCATGGTTAACGATGCTGATGCAAACCTAGCTATTCAGCCAGATGGCATGTCTGATGAAGCAGCACTTATGCTAACCGATATGGTCACCACAGGATTCAGTGGTGCTGAAAATGCCAATATCCAAATTGGGGATGACGTTGTTGTCATAGGAATTGGACCTGTCGGTCTAAATGCTGTAGCTGGTGCAGCTTTAAGAGGTGCCGGAAGACTTTTCGCTGTGGGAAGTCGTCCGGATTGTGCTAACTTAGCTAAAACGTACGGAGCCACTGACATAATTAACTACAAAAACGGTGACATTGTAGAACAAGTATTAGAAGCAACTGATGGAAAAGGTGCTGATGCGGTGGTTGTAGCTGGAGGTAACGCTGAAACTTTTGCACAGGGAATTCAAATGGCCAAACCAGGATCAACAATTTCCAACATAAACTACTTCGGTACACAAAATTACAAAAGTGCTGGAGACATCTTACCAATTCCACGTGATGCATGGGGAGCAGGTATGGCTCACAAAACCATCACTGGTGGTCTATGTCCTGGTGGACGAGTTCGAATGGAACAACTAGCGAATGTTGTAGAAGCAGGACGCTTTGACCCAGGTTTACTTATTACCCACAGATTCAAAGGACTGGAAAAAGTTGAAGATGCTCTCTACCTCATGAAAGACAAACCTAGAGATCTAATCAAACCAATGGTTACAATAGATTAA
- a CDS encoding coenzyme F420-reducing hydrogenase, delta subunit (PFAM: Methyl-viologen-reducing hydrogenase, delta subunit): MSENELKIVGFCCNWCCYGGADTAGTSRMQYPPGVRIIRVMCSGRINPSMVLKAFKEGADGVFVGGCHLGDCHYDAGNYKWRRRANFVEDLLPEFGIDEERFRFEWISASEGEKFQKTMKEFYNTIKKHGSVQRSF; the protein is encoded by the coding sequence ATGTCTGAAAATGAGCTTAAAATAGTTGGATTTTGTTGTAACTGGTGTTGTTATGGGGGAGCAGATACTGCCGGAACTTCCAGGATGCAGTACCCCCCGGGAGTTAGAATTATTCGCGTTATGTGTTCTGGAAGAATAAATCCCTCAATGGTACTTAAAGCGTTTAAAGAAGGAGCTGATGGTGTTTTCGTTGGAGGATGCCACCTTGGAGACTGTCACTATGATGCCGGGAATTATAAGTGGCGAAGGAGAGCTAATTTTGTTGAAGATCTCCTCCCTGAGTTTGGAATTGACGAAGAAAGGTTCAGATTTGAGTGGATTTCCGCATCTGAGGGTGAAAAATTCCAGAAAACCATGAAAGAATTCTATAACACCATAAAGAAGCATGGTTCCGTTCAAAGATCATTTTAA
- a CDS encoding coenzyme F420-reducing hydrogenase, beta subunit (PFAM: Coenzyme F420 hydrogenase/dehydrogenase, beta subunit N-term; Coenzyme F420 hydrogenase/dehydrogenase, beta subunit C terminus) codes for MDPKYLLARAKDEKSLEKGECGGAVSSIFQYLLDNNLVDGVLNLSHGEDIYDGIPNLIEDSKDLADTCGSLHCAPTMFGDLISKHLQDINLAVAVKPCDAMAIKELENRHQINGDKIYKVGLNCGGTVLPITARKMIELFYEIDPADVVKEEIDKGKFIIELKDGSHKDLKIDDLEDEGYGRRVNCQRCEQMVPRNADIACGNWGTEPGWTFIEIITPKGKELVEKAKQNRYIEVKAPSEKAVAIREKVEGVMIKMARKFQDKYLEENYPSLEAWDEYWNRCIKCYACRDACPICYCRECELEKEFYEDSGDTPPDPLTFQGVRLSHVCYSCINCGQCEDVCPMEIPVARIFHRMQKKYRDQTGFVAGMSEELPPLYSPEKE; via the coding sequence ATGGATCCTAAATACTTACTGGCCAGAGCAAAAGATGAAAAATCTCTGGAAAAAGGAGAATGTGGAGGTGCGGTAAGTTCTATTTTCCAATACCTCCTTGACAACAACCTGGTTGACGGAGTTTTAAACCTGAGCCATGGGGAAGATATCTATGATGGAATTCCAAACTTAATTGAAGATTCCAAAGATTTAGCTGATACCTGTGGATCTTTACACTGTGCACCCACCATGTTTGGGGACCTAATAAGTAAACATTTACAAGATATTAATTTGGCGGTGGCTGTAAAACCCTGTGATGCAATGGCTATCAAAGAGCTGGAAAACAGGCATCAAATTAATGGTGATAAGATTTACAAGGTAGGTCTCAACTGTGGAGGTACAGTATTGCCTATTACCGCCCGTAAAATGATAGAACTATTTTACGAAATCGATCCAGCCGATGTGGTGAAGGAAGAGATTGACAAGGGCAAATTCATCATTGAACTTAAGGATGGTAGTCATAAAGATCTGAAAATTGATGATCTGGAAGATGAAGGCTATGGAAGGAGGGTGAACTGTCAAAGATGTGAACAAATGGTTCCCCGAAATGCAGATATTGCCTGTGGAAACTGGGGAACTGAACCCGGATGGACATTTATAGAAATAATAACCCCCAAAGGAAAAGAACTGGTGGAAAAAGCAAAACAGAACAGATACATAGAAGTTAAAGCCCCATCAGAAAAAGCCGTAGCTATACGGGAGAAAGTGGAGGGTGTAATGATAAAAATGGCCCGGAAATTCCAGGATAAATATCTGGAAGAAAATTATCCCTCCCTGGAGGCCTGGGATGAGTACTGGAACCGGTGCATCAAATGTTATGCCTGTAGAGATGCATGCCCCATATGCTACTGCCGAGAGTGTGAACTGGAAAAAGAGTTCTATGAAGATTCAGGAGACACCCCTCCGGATCCACTAACCTTCCAGGGAGTTAGACTGTCACATGTATGTTACAGCTGTATTAACTGTGGTCAATGCGAAGATGTGTGCCCCATGGAAATTCCAGTGGCCCGTATCTTCCATAGAATGCAGAAAAAATACCGGGATCAAACTGGATTTGTAGCCGGCATGAGTGAAGAACTACCGCCGCTTTACAGTCCCGAGAAAGAATAG
- a CDS encoding NADH:ubiquinone oxidoreductase chain G-like protein (PFAM: Molybdopterin oxidoreductase; Molybdopterin oxidoreductase Fe4S4 domain), which translates to MMKLTHTICPSCSVGCGINLINKDQKVVGTYPYKRHPVNEGKNCLRGRESFKVLGEKTRLTTPLLRKGNLVDSDWEEVLNLAAEKIRSYKGDEIGIIASGNCTNEECEILKKFADALEVENIGYNNHNFPNFDFETGTLEDLENSQFILVIGDILKDNPLMGRRIILARENGAFIIAADFPEKTTTGINADEYVQIKSIREFLDKLDPEIQSKLDEHSTIVVGKLDHKKELDDLYQIASKSNSKLIPVMDDCNSRGAMNILPALDTDDLKVLVESVKLLYVVGDDPVSYTEESFKNLDFLITQSPTINNTTLSSDVVLSGACWAEKSGSFTNSTGNIQKIQQIIPVAGDAQDDVVIIQKIAEKLNKIVR; encoded by the coding sequence ATGATGAAATTAACCCATACTATCTGTCCTTCCTGCAGTGTAGGTTGTGGAATAAACCTCATAAACAAAGACCAGAAAGTGGTAGGAACCTACCCATACAAGAGACATCCGGTGAATGAGGGGAAAAACTGTCTGCGGGGACGGGAATCTTTTAAAGTTTTAGGTGAAAAAACCAGGTTAACAACCCCCCTCCTAAGAAAAGGGAATTTGGTGGATTCAGATTGGGAAGAAGTTCTAAATCTGGCTGCTGAAAAAATAAGATCCTATAAAGGAGATGAAATTGGAATCATTGCATCTGGAAACTGCACCAATGAAGAATGTGAAATTTTAAAGAAATTCGCTGATGCCCTGGAAGTGGAAAACATAGGTTACAATAACCATAATTTTCCCAACTTTGATTTTGAAACTGGAACTCTAGAGGATCTGGAAAACTCCCAGTTTATTCTGGTAATAGGGGATATTTTGAAAGACAACCCATTGATGGGGCGAAGAATAATACTGGCTCGAGAAAATGGTGCTTTCATAATCGCTGCAGATTTTCCTGAGAAAACCACCACCGGTATAAACGCAGATGAATACGTCCAGATTAAATCCATCAGGGAATTTCTGGATAAACTGGACCCTGAAATTCAAAGTAAGCTGGATGAACATTCTACAATTGTGGTGGGTAAGTTAGACCATAAAAAAGAATTGGATGATCTTTATCAAATTGCCTCAAAATCAAATTCTAAACTAATCCCGGTTATGGATGATTGTAACTCCAGAGGGGCTATGAACATTCTTCCTGCTTTAGATACAGATGATTTGAAAGTCCTCGTTGAAAGTGTGAAATTGTTGTATGTGGTGGGAGATGATCCCGTGTCCTACACAGAGGAATCCTTTAAAAACCTCGATTTTTTAATCACACAGTCTCCCACCATAAACAACACAACTTTATCATCTGATGTTGTTCTTTCCGGTGCCTGCTGGGCAGAAAAAAGCGGGTCATTTACCAACAGCACGGGTAACATTCAAAAAATCCAACAAATAATTCCTGTGGCAGGAGACGCCCAAGATGATGTAGTTATCATCCAGAAAATTGCAGAAAAATTGAATAAAATTGTAAGGTGA